The DNA window GCGCAGCACTGAAGCACGTTAGGACACACAGTTAGGCCatttcttcttattctcGAcactatttctttttatccttGCTAGCGAGATCATGGTCACAGCACTTGCAGACAACACTCCGCCATGGGCATCTGGTTGTCCGACCTGTGAGGCTATCTAGCTCCAATTCGCAGATCCTGATACTGCGCCTCAAATCATTCTTGGAACTTACAAAGAGGCGCTTTCGACTACGTGTCAGAACCACAAAGAAATATTGGAGATTCATTGACTATGTCCCCTCTAAAGGAGAAACTTTCAATCACAGGGTCATGGGGTTTCGAAATACACATCAGGGCAACAGAATAAGCCTCAGTCAATCACTAAATGGCACCGGCCATGCCTGGGAGTTACTGTTGGTGAATAAGGATGATATGCCTGGCCACCCGGGCAATGGCCGTGTACTTGATACTGACTGGGCTGATGTCGAAACTATTACAAGATGGAAGCACAAATGCGTTTCATCCCATGGTGCCAGGTGCGAAAATCCCATCAAAGTCTGGCCCACGCGCCCTGCTTGGCTAGTCGACGCACAGAAACATTGCATTGTCCCAGGCTTCGAACCCGTTGACTGCGCGACAATAAGTTACACCTACGGAAGCCATACTCAACCTATAATGACCTCAAACGCCCTCAAAGAGCCACAAGAGCTTTTCGCTCTGGCAACTCCCGAGTTCTCAGACCTTGTTTCGCCTATCATCCGCCGCGCCATGTATCTAATCCCGGCTATTGACGAGCGGTATCTCTGGGTAGACGCACTCTGTGTCACTCACCACGACCCCGGGGTTGCTTCCCACCACTTGAGGTCACTGGGGACCATCTATACAAATACAGTTGTGACGATCATCGCCACAGATGGCGACTCTGGGTTCTGGATACCTGGTGTCAAGGGTATATTTGGCCCCTGATGGCTGAACCACAATGTCGTTCCATGAGGACACAAGACGCTTATGCTTTATATACGGGATTCCAGAGATGATCTTCGAGCACAGTCCCTGTTGACGAGTATCGGGTACGAAAGGTATGTAACGTCGCACCTCATCAAGCCGACCTATGGAAAGTCGCTTTTAGTATTCTGGCCATCCTTCAAGGTGGTGGGTAGGTTGGAAAGACTGCGTGGCCAAATAGGAATTAGGGTTGGCCGCAACAGCGTCTCCAGAAGGGAgtatgttgaagaagcattTCCTATTACTCAGGGGTACACACCAACAGATCCACAGGAGCAAAGGCGTAGAATTGGATGGACTTGGCTTGAGAAAtgttaaggatataagaaTTTTACCAAACCTCTGCCCCTCTGGGACCGTGGACTGGTCACCCGAGAATGAGCCCCAAGTCTACCCCGATGGCTGCAGTCGATATCTCTTCGAGCATGAATCTATGGTTGAGAGACTTTTACTTTTGCAGTGATACTACCCTTTCTCCGTAAGTGAGATCGAGGAATCAGCACCTCCCTTTATGCCTAAGAAatctataaagtaaaaaataagtaaataaaactattaaaagttgtataaccttattaaataataaatctaatagtttaatttaacgcaattatatatagtctatctctttctccttctgaCCTCTATATACCAACTGGAGAATAGAGCCACaatagaaagaaaaataaatgCAACTAGATACACAAGGTTAAAATTAGTGTAGTCTTGCCCTGGTAGCAGCAAGCTCCGGCAATATAAAGGGTttctattatagatattcgGATTGTCCGCGCAATGGTAACGGTCGTTGATTTTCAGTATGCTGCGAATGATAGTGAAACGCGCCCTCAAAAATGCTGCATCAAATAAACCCCGGAGCTCTTCAATCCATTGATCCTTCTTAATAAACCCGTAAGAATTGCTTCGTCTAGAAGCCGCTATTAGTAGACGACGGTTTTTCAGCAAGTAGCCAAAAACAGAGGAGTATTTAAAGGCATTgtagaaaagaagaagctggtccTCTGCCTGGTCTTGTAGAGGGGAAGACAGTTCTCCAGCGGGAGAGAAACTTTGGCCATTTGCGAGAAACTCGCTCTCAAAAGTGCTTCTCCACCCAGAGCAGTGACGATCGTCACTGCACAGCTTGTATTGCTCCGCGCAGCCAACTCCATTCACCTCATGGTCAGGAAGCCACTGGCCAAACCGTGATTCTCCAACGTGATTTTGTCGTGATGCATGAAACATGGGGTCGGTCATCGGACCCGCCCCCAAAAAGACATTCTGTCCCGGAAAGACGAGGACGATAAACGTCGTGGCATTCGGGTGGCGTAAGCGAGGATCAAGCTGCCTTTGGGCAACTAAGAGATTGTCCGGTAAGCCGGCGGGAATGAGAACAAGAGTCATGTCCTTCGGAAAAGGAGCCTCCTCGCCGAAGTGGAGGTGACCGTCCCATCCAGAGTGGTTTGACGAGAGTTTATTTGGACCATTCAAAGTTTCTAACCATACACTATGTTCCCTGTACTGTTTTATCCACTCGTCGTCGGGTAAATCTATGTTCTGGAACGAAAGTAGGCGTTTGCCGTTCTCCCAGGCCTTTGGCCAGATGAAGTGAGATAAATCTAATGCGGCACACGTTAATCGGTGATGAAGCGTCGCTTTAGATGGCGAGTTATATCCAAAAGATGATGCAGTCATGTTGTGTTGAATAGAAATTGGATATGCTTTTTCTGAGCAAATCTGACCTTCAAATGGACAACTGGTGTTGTGAATGACCACTTCTGGGGTGGCTCTCCCCGACCAAAAAGATCCACAGTCTCTCAGATCGTTATCGTGATCTTCTTTGCAGCCGAGCACATACCTTTCGGCTTCCttgtcttctgctgctggatATAAGGTCTGCTGTATGCCTAAACGCCCACAGCATGGCGTCCATTCTGACTGAACGGTGGGGCGTTCGTCCCCCAGCGAGGTCGAAATATAGACAACCGTAAGTCCGAGCGCAAGACAAAATACTGCCCAGATGCAGGCggccaagaaaagaaagctacGGAGCCATTGGGAATCGCTAAGCGCCTTGTGATTTTGGTTTTTCCTCCAACGCGGCATCCAGGCCAGCAGTGCATCGCTCTGTGAAATGTCCGTCTCGTCAAAATCCTCGAACACGTCGCCACCGACAGAACGAGGGTCGGTGCTGTTGATACTCGACTCCTCAAGGGATTCGAGTGGAATGTCAATGCTCGGCATGTCGAGGCCCGGTTGGTCAAGGGACCCGGGTGGGGAAGCGTTGGTGCGCGTTGGGCCGTATTTGTGGCAGAACCAAAACGCAAGGCGTCTTACGATTACCCATGCCCGACTGCCAACAATTGAGATGAAGGCTCCCACCACTGTAGTCAGAATCATTGCTACTGTATCTGAGACGGTGTAGATAAACTGGTTCTGTAAATTCGCGTCATGGTTCCGCCAGTAGCCCGTATGGACGTGATACGACATGTCGGTATGTTGCAGCGATGCAGACAAGATTTGTGTGAGGAGGGAGAAGATAAATAAGCATATGGAGTATGAAGGGCCCTGTTGAAGGTGTTGTTTGAGCGCGAGCTCTGAGGAAATTCCACCACTGCAAATTAAGTACTTCCATGGTGTCTTATCAGCTAAAGTCTGTTGATGCAGGTGCCCCTCGCACTCCCTGAACTTGAGTAGAAGTGGCTGCTGAGCGCCGGTTAAGTCTAGCAGGGCTGAGCAAGTTAGCCGGGTTGCGAAATCAGCCCCCTTTGCCTCCCTTGCATCAAATCAAGTCTACAATGCTACTGTCAGCCAATTACATCGCGCACACAAATCAGCAACTGGTAAGCTGGGCATCCattaactattacttaacCTAATACAGAgtagagaaagaaaagcaaacTGTAAAATGGCTTGCTaagcagtatatataactcAAATGAGGCATTTAAGACTGGCATTTATAAAGATGCTGTAACTATTAACTACATA is part of the Fusarium fujikuroi IMI 58289 draft genome, chromosome FFUJ_chr07 genome and encodes:
- a CDS encoding related to tol protein; amino-acid sequence: MPGHPGNGRVLDTDWADVETITRWKHKCVSSHGARCENPIKVWPTRPAWLVDAQKHCIVPGFEPVDCATISYTYGSHTQPIMTSNALKEPQELFALATPEFSDLVSPIIRRAMYLIPAIDERYLWVDALCVTHHDPGVASHHLRSLGTIYTNTVVTIIATDGDSGFWIPGVKGIFGP